A section of the Clostridium felsineum DSM 794 genome encodes:
- a CDS encoding right-handed parallel beta-helix repeat-containing protein, which translates to MSKKRLSKLIALCVVASTISIGSFSSNLVKADAVNGDVYVSTTGNANADGTLNNPTTFEAALTKVAPGGTIYVMGGTYTYNNQITIQRGNDGQADKLKNIQPYEDGKVVLDFSSETYGNPSKVSNARGLQVNGNYWHVKGIEVKGAADNGIYVAGNNNLFELCETDYNRDAGFQVGRYAKNVPSNNWPSNNLILNCTSHDNADPDNGEDADGFACKLTVGPGNVFKGCISHHNIDDGWDLYAKKATGAIAPVTIEDCVAYNNGATSNGTSTADSDGNGFKLGGDKIAVSHVVKNCVSFNNKKHGFTFNSNPGSISLTNCTGYNNGSSKGSNFSFDNGTAILTNCLSYKSSANDKISANATIKSNVFWSIDHKKVTTQVLCTDKDFVSITPYVGRNADGTIDLGDFLKLSSASKFVGAGVGGANIGAR; encoded by the coding sequence TTGGCAGCTTTTCTAGTAACTTAGTTAAGGCTGATGCAGTGAATGGTGATGTATATGTTTCAACTACGGGAAATGCAAATGCTGATGGTACTTTAAATAATCCTACAACATTTGAGGCGGCTTTAACTAAAGTGGCACCAGGTGGAACTATATATGTTATGGGAGGAACTTACACTTACAACAATCAAATAACAATTCAAAGAGGTAATGACGGACAAGCTGATAAATTAAAAAATATACAGCCATATGAAGATGGTAAGGTAGTTTTGGATTTTTCATCTGAAACTTATGGTAATCCAAGCAAAGTTAGCAATGCTAGAGGACTTCAGGTTAACGGAAATTATTGGCATGTAAAGGGAATAGAAGTAAAGGGCGCAGCTGACAATGGTATATATGTTGCTGGTAATAATAATTTATTTGAGCTTTGTGAAACTGACTATAACAGAGATGCTGGTTTTCAGGTTGGAAGATACGCTAAAAATGTTCCAAGTAATAATTGGCCATCAAATAATTTAATATTAAATTGTACCTCACATGATAATGCTGATCCTGACAACGGAGAGGATGCGGATGGATTTGCATGTAAACTTACTGTAGGACCTGGAAATGTGTTTAAAGGATGTATATCTCATCATAACATAGATGATGGTTGGGATTTATATGCTAAAAAAGCAACAGGTGCTATAGCTCCAGTAACAATTGAGGATTGTGTAGCATATAACAATGGGGCAACTTCTAATGGTACATCAACTGCTGATAGTGATGGTAACGGATTTAAATTAGGAGGAGATAAAATAGCAGTTAGTCACGTGGTTAAAAATTGTGTTTCCTTCAACAATAAGAAACATGGATTTACTTTCAATAGCAATCCTGGTTCAATAAGCTTAACTAATTGTACAGGATACAACAATGGATCAAGCAAAGGAAGTAACTTTTCTTTTGATAACGGTACTGCAATTTTAACAAACTGCTTATCGTATAAATCGTCTGCCAACGATAAAATAAGTGCTAATGCAACTATAAAATCAAATGTATTTTGGAGTATAGATCACAAGAAAGTGACAACCCAAGTACTTTGTACAGATAAGGATTTTGTAAGCATAACTCCATATGTAGGAAGAAATGCTGATGGAACAATTGATCTTGGAGATTTTCTAAAGCTTAGCTCTGCAAGCAAATTTGTTGGAGCAGGGGTAGGAGGAGCTAACATAGGTGCTAGATAA